In Streptomyces chartreusis, the following proteins share a genomic window:
- the mutM gene encoding bifunctional DNA-formamidopyrimidine glycosylase/DNA-(apurinic or apyrimidinic site) lyase — translation MPELPEVEVVRRGLERWVAHRTVADAEVLHPRAVRRHIAGADDFAHRLKGHRVGVPSRRGKYLWLPLEDTGQSVLAHLGMSGQLLVQPHTVPDEKHLRIRVRFADALDTELRFVDQRTFGGLSLHDNTPDGLPDVIAHIARDPLDPLFDDDAFHQALRRKRSTIKRALLDQSLISGVGNIYADEALWRARLHYERPTGTFTRPRTQELLGHVRDVMNAALAVGGTSFDSLYVNVNGESGYFDRSLDAYGREGLPCKRCGTPMRRRPWMNRSSYFCPKCQRAPRVSS, via the coding sequence ATGCCCGAGTTGCCCGAGGTCGAGGTCGTACGGCGTGGCCTGGAGCGGTGGGTCGCCCATCGCACGGTCGCCGACGCCGAGGTGCTGCACCCGCGTGCCGTACGGCGGCACATCGCCGGCGCCGACGACTTCGCGCACCGGCTCAAGGGCCACCGTGTCGGCGTCCCCAGCCGCCGTGGCAAGTACCTGTGGCTGCCCCTGGAGGACACCGGGCAGTCGGTCCTGGCGCACCTCGGCATGAGCGGTCAGCTGCTGGTCCAGCCGCATACCGTGCCGGACGAGAAGCACCTCAGGATCCGGGTGCGGTTCGCGGACGCGCTCGACACCGAGCTGCGGTTCGTGGACCAACGCACCTTCGGCGGGCTGTCGTTGCACGACAACACCCCGGACGGACTGCCCGACGTCATCGCGCACATCGCGCGCGACCCGCTCGACCCGCTCTTCGACGACGACGCCTTCCACCAGGCCCTGCGCCGCAAGCGCAGCACCATCAAACGGGCCCTGCTCGACCAGTCGTTGATCAGCGGCGTCGGCAACATCTATGCGGACGAGGCCCTTTGGCGCGCCCGTCTGCACTACGAGCGCCCCACCGGCACCTTCACCCGCCCCCGCACCCAGGAACTCCTGGGCCATGTGAGGGACGTGATGAACGCGGCCCTCGCGGTGGGCGGCACCAGCTTCGACAGCCTGTACGTCAACGTCAACGGCGAGTCGGGCTACTTCGACCGCTCACTCGACGCGTACGGCCGTGAAGGGCTGCCCTGCAAGCGGTGCGGTACGCCGATGCGCCGGCGGCCCTGGATGAACCGGTCCAGCTACTTCTGCCCGAAGTGTCAGAGGGCGCCGCGCGTCTCGTCATAG
- a CDS encoding winged helix-turn-helix transcriptional regulator, translated as MDTTQELMEAQDLPYNVFAKACPSRVTLEHVTGRWGGLTLGALYDGSLRFNELRRRVDGVSEKMLSQTLHALERDGLVRRDAQPTNPPRVDYELTPLGRGVAERLLSLIHFVEGQMDDVLEARRHYDETRGAL; from the coding sequence ATGGACACCACGCAGGAGCTCATGGAGGCGCAGGACCTCCCGTACAACGTGTTCGCCAAGGCCTGCCCCTCGCGCGTCACGCTGGAGCACGTCACCGGCCGCTGGGGCGGACTGACCCTGGGCGCCCTGTACGACGGCTCGCTGCGCTTCAACGAGCTGCGCCGCCGGGTCGACGGCGTCAGCGAGAAGATGCTGTCCCAGACCCTGCACGCCCTGGAGCGCGACGGCCTGGTGCGCCGCGACGCCCAGCCGACGAATCCGCCACGGGTCGACTACGAACTGACGCCGCTGGGACGCGGGGTCGCCGAGCGGCTGCTGAGCCTCATCCACTTCGTGGAGGGGCAGATGGACGACGTGCTCGAAGCACGCCGGCACTATGACGAGACGCGCGGCGCCCTCTGA